The segment GGCGCCGATGGCGTGCCCACCGGCTGGCGCGCCTTCGCCTACCACCCCTTCCCCGGGACCTTCTGGCCCACCAACGGCTCGTTCGGCGACGCGCTGGTGCGCCTGCCCGCGGCCTACCGGCAGGACGAGACGGGGGCGTACGACCGCGGGATCTACGAGGTGAACCTGGCGATCGCCGAGGCCTTCGCCGCGCGGCGGGACGTCGCGATCCCGCCGACGGACGAGCGCCGCCACGGCGTCGATCTCGACGGCGACGGCGCGCTCGGTGTGGCGAGCCTGGTCCGCTACCGCCACACGCCGGGGCGGCTCGACCTCAACTACCTCGGCGGCGCGCAGGCGATCGGCGCGCGGGATCCGACGCGGGTCGCCCCCGGCCTCCTGCCGCAGGGCACCGAATTCGCCCACTCCGTGCGCTACCTCGACGTCGTCGACGGCAAGCCGCGGATGGCGGCGCGGATGAAGGAGCTGCGCTACATGCGCAAGGCGGGCTGGGTGACCTGGGCGCGGCTCGAGTCGCAGGCCCACAACGAGGCGGTGGAGAAGGAGAACACGCCGGAGGCGGTGCGGCGCTTCGGCGGCACCGCGGAATACGGCATCGGCAACCGGGCCGGCTGGACGATGACGGCCTTCATCGAGGACGCGCGGGGCGAGCTGCGCCCCCAGTCCCGGGAGGAGCACGCCAGCTGCATCGGCTGCCACTCCGGCATCGGCGCCACCACCGACAGCGTCTTCTCCTTCGTGCGCAAGCTCCCCGCCGATTCGTGGCGCGGCGGCTGGTACCACTGGACGCAGCGGGGGCTCGCGGGCGTGGGCGAGCCGGTGCGCGGCGACGGCCAGGGCGAGTACGCCCACTACCTCGAGCACAACGGCGCAGGCGACGAGTTCCGCTCGAACGCCGAGGTGCGGGCGCGCTTCTTCGACGAGACCGGCAAGCTGACGGCCGAGGCCCGGGCGACCTTGCGCCGCGACGTGGAGGCGCTGCTTCTCCCCAGCGCCGCGCGCGCCCTGCAGCTCGACAAGACCTACAAGCTGGTGGTGGAGGAGCAGAGCTTCGTGCGGGGCCGCGACGCGGTCCTCGCGCCGGCGGAGAACGTCCACCGCGAGCTGCCTGCCGGCGAGGAGGCGCAGCCCACCGGCGTCGAGGCGGTGCTCCCCGGCCCCTGGCACGGGCGCACCGCCGCCGCGGCGCGGCAGGTGGTCGCCGCCGAGTGACACGCCCGCCGCTTCTGGGCTAGAGAGGTCCGCACCTACCCCAGGAGCGACGATGCGCAACTCCCTGCGGACGATCTTCCTCGCTGCAGCCCTCGCCACCGGCTGCACCCAGAGCACCCAGCCCGAGGCGCCGGCGCCTTCGGCGGCGCCGCCCTCGCTGGCGAGCGACTCCTTCCTCACCGACTACGCCGAAACCTTCCGCTTCCGCCTCGGCCGCCCGTCGCAGATCAAGGTGACGCCCGACGGCGACGCGGTGCTCTTCCTCCGCTCCGGGCCGCGCTCCTTCGTCCAGGACCTCTGGCTCTTCGATCCCGCCACCGGCACGGAGCGCGTGCTCCTCACCGCCGAGAAGATCCTCGAGGGCGGGGAGGAGAAGCTCACCGCCGAGGAGCTCGCCCGCCGCGAGCGGATGCGCCTCGCTGCCCGGGGCATCGCCGGCTACTCCCTCTCCCCCGACGGCAAGCAGATCCTCGTGCCGCTCTCGGGCCGGCTCTTCGTGGCGGAGCGCGCCAGCGGCAAGGTGACGGAGCTGCCCTCCGACGGCGGCCACCCGATCGATCCGCGCTTCTCGCCGGATGGCACGAAGGTGGTGGTGGTGCGCGACGGCGACCTCTTCGTCATCGACGTGGCGGCCGGGAAGCAGAAGCGCCTCACCGTGCGCGAGACCGAGACGATCGAGAACGGCCTCGCCGAGTTCGTGGCGCAGGAGGAGATGGGCCGGATGGAGGGGAGCTGGTTCTCCCCCGACGGCAGGCTCCTCGCCTACCAGCAGACCGACGTCTCCCAGGTCGAGACCAACTTCATCTCCGATCCGATGAACCCGCAGGCGCCGGCGCAGCCCTGGCGCTACCCGCGGCCGGGGAAGAAGAACGCCGAGGTGCGCCTCGGCATCGTCCCGGTGGCAGGCGGCAAGACCGTGTGGGCGCAGTGGGATCGGGAGCGCTACCCCTACCTCGCCACCGTGAAGTGGGCGAAGGGCGCGCCGCTCACGGTGCTGGTGCAGAACCGCACGCAGACCGAGGAGGCCCTGCTCGCGATCGATCCGGCCACCGGCGCTGCGCGGGAGCTGCTGGTCGAGCGCGACGAGGCGTGGCTCAACATCGACCAGGAGATGCCGCGCTGGCTCGCCGACGGCTCGGGCTTCCTCTGGACCACCGAGCGCGAAGGCGCGTGGCAGCTCGAGCTGCGCGGCAGGGACGGCAAGCTGGTGCGGGCGATCACCGATCCGGGCTTCGGCTACCAGGGGCTCTCCTTCGCCGGCGACGACCACGTGGTGGTGGCGGCTGCGAAGGATCCGACGCAGCGGCAGCTCTTCCGCCTCGGCCTCGCCGACGGGAAGCTCGAGGCGGTGAGCGTGGGCGACGGGCTCCACGACGCGATCTGGGCGGCGAAGGGCGGCCTCTCGGTGCGCACCACCGCGGCGCCCTCCGGCGAGACCCGCTGGCAGGTGGTGAAGGCGGACGGCACGGTCGCGGGCGCCCTGCAGTCGAAGGCGGAGAAGGCGCCCTTCGCGCCCAACCTCGAGCTGGTGCGCCTCGGCGGCGAGCACGACTTCGCCGCGGGGATCCTGCGTCCGCGCAACTTCGATCCGAAGCTCCGCTACCCGGTGATCGTCTACGTCTACGGCGGCCCCCACTACCAGACGGTGACCGCCGCCGGCGATCGCTGGCTGCTGCAGCAGTGGTTCGCCGACCACGGCTTCGTGGTGGTCTCGATCGACGGCCGCGGCACGCCCAACCGCGGGCGGGCATGGGAGCGGGTGATCAAGGGCAACCTCATCGACGTGCCCCTCGCCGATCAGGTGGCGGGGGTGAAGGCGCTGGCGGCGAAGTACCCGGAGATGGACGGCGATCGCGTCGGCATCTTCGGTTGGAGCTTCGGCGGCTATTTCTCCGCGATGGCGGTGATGCGCGCGCCGGAGACCTTCAAGGTCGGCGTGGCCGGTGCGCCGGTCGCCGATTGGATGGACTACGACACCCACTACACCGAGCGCTACATGGGGATGCCGGAGGCCAACGCGCAGGGCTACGAGAAGAGCTCGGTGCTCACCTGGGCGAAGGATCTGCAGCGGCCGCTGCTCATCGTCCACGGCACCGCGGACGACAACGTCTACTTCAGCCACGCGCTGAAGATGAGCGACGCGCTCTTCCGCGCCGGCAAGAAGCACGACTTCCTGCCGCTGGCGGGCTTCACGCACATGGTGCCGGATCCGCTGGTGACCACCCGGCTCTACGGGCAGATCCAGCGGTACCTCGCGGCGGAGCTGGGCAAGCCCGAGGCGCGGTAGCTACTGGAGCGACGCGACGGCTTCCTCGAGCGCGGGCCTGCGGTCCTCGCCGAGGAGCTCGAGGAAGTCGAGGGCGTCGACCAGCGCGTGGCCCTGCAGATCGTTGTTGAAGTAGACGTAGGCGTCGGTGGCGCCGCTGCGGAGGCTTCTCACCATGGGTGAGAGGGCCTTCTTGCCGTAGAGCCCGCCGTATCTGCCGGTGGCGCCGTGGTAGCGCACGTAGCGGAAGTTGCCGGTGTGGCGCGGCGGCTTCTTCGCCACGAGATCGTGCTCGCAGAAGGCGGCGCCGTACGCGTCGAGGAGATCGCAGATCGCCGCCGTGTACCAGGCGGCGTCGCGGAACTCGAAGACGTGGCGTCCCGGCGGCAGGAGGCGCAGGAAGCCTTCGAGCCTCGCGGGATCGGCCTTGTCCATCTGCGGAGGCAGCTGCCAGAGGATGGGGCCGAGCTTCGGGCGGAGATGGTCGATCCGCTCGAAGTAGCGGTCGAGGCCCGCTTCCGCGTCGGTGAGCCGCTTCATGTGGGTGAGGTAGCGGCTCCCTTTTGCGGCGAAGAGAAAGCCAGGCGGCGCCTCGTCGCGCCAGCGCTCGACCGCCGTCTCGGTGGGCAGGCGGTAGAAGGTGGCGTTGAGCTCCACGGTGCGGAAGACGCTGGCGTAGAAGGCGAGCCAGCGCCTGGCCGGCAGGCCGGGCGGGTAGAAGATCCGCTTCCAGTGGGCGTAGCTGTAGCCGCTGGTGCCGACGAGGATCACCCTGCGAAGGTGCGCATCAGCCGCCCGCTTCGCCCCGCGCGCCGAAATGCGCCGCGGGCGCCTGGAGGAGTGCCGCCAGCCCGGTGAGGAGGCGGCCGGCGACCACCCCGTCGAAGACCCGGTGGTCGAAGACGAGGACCACGGGAAGGAGCGGGCGCACCTCCGGCACCCCGTCCCGCGCCACCACCTCGTCCTGCACGGTGGAGATGCCCCAGAGGGTGCTGAAGTGGAGCGGCCGGCTGGGGACCTCCAGCGATGCGCCGCGGAAGAGCATGCCGCTCCTGCGGAGATCGTCCGCCGGGATCGCCGCGCCGGGGTTGGTCAGCGCGGTGCTCATCGGCACCAGACGGTGGAAGGCCCTGGCGAGGCGCGGATGGTCGAGGCCCGCCGCGAGCAGATCGAGGGTGCCGTCGAAGATCGGGTCGGGCAGGTGCTCGCCGAGGCGGAGCAACGCGCGCAGCACCGGCTGCGACGCCCGACCCTGGCGCTCGCTGGCGACGCGGGTGCGGGCCCGCTCGACGATGCGGGAGAGGGAAAGCCGGTCGATGCCGCGGAGGAAGGCGAGCGAGGTCTCCCGCAGCGCCTCGCTCGGATGCCCCACCAGGTTGACCGGCATGGCGAGGGCGACCTCGTCCACCCGCACCACCCGCTTGCCCACGAGGCGGGCGTTGGCCTCCGGGTGGGCGGCGAGGACGCGCCCGATGGCGGCGACGAGGAGGTGGTGGACCGTCGCGGGGACGCCCTGCTGCCGGAGCTGCGCGAGATAGGCTCGTGCAGCCCCGAAGTCGATGGCGACGTTGAAGCTCACCGAGGGCGAGAAGGGCGGCGCGAACCACCAGCGCAGCGCCCGCCTCACCACGGAGTCGTTTCCTCGGGATCCCATTTCCGCCGGAATCTCGGGCCGGTAGCGCCATCGGGCAAGCGCCGCCTCCGGGGCGCGCTTCGCCAATGTCGGAGGGGTGAGGTAAGACGACGGGCGTGCGAACCAACCCGTCCCCTGCCCTGCCATTCCGCGTCCTCCCCGTCGCCGACCGCGTCGAGGAGGAGATCCTCTCCCGGGCCCGTGCGAGCGGCGGCGCCGCCCTCGGCGTCGGCCTCCTCACCGTGCGCGATCTGGAGCGCCGGCTCTTCGCCGCCGCGGGGCTCGCGCCGATCGATCCGCTGGCGGCGGAGCTCCTCGTCGGCGAGGTCGCCCCCGCTGCGGCGGCGGGGACCTGCTTTGCCGGGGTGAGCGGCGAGGCGGGTTTCGCCAGGGCCTTCCTCTCGGCCTGGGACGGCCTGCGCGAGGGCGGCTGCGGCAGGGCCGAGCTCGCCCAGCTGGCGCGGCGGGTGACGGGGCTCACGGCCCGGCGCCTCGCCGGGATCGAGCGGATCGCCACGGCCTACGAGCGCGCCTGCGAGGAGCGGGGGCTGATCGACATGGCGGGGGCGCGGCTCGCCCTCCTCGATCGGCTGGAGGTGATGGAGCTTCCCGCCGACCTGGCCCGGGCCGAGGGGATCGAGGTCGAGGATCTCGTCTCGCTTCCCGTGGTCCGGGTCCGCTTCCTCGCGGCGCTGGCGCGGCGGGGGCTGCGGGTGATCTACCGGCTCCCCGCCTTCGAGGGCAGGCCGGGCCTCGCCGCATCGCTCGAGATGTTGCAGCGGCCCCTCGAAGGCGAGGGGCGCGGCATCGAGGTGGCGCCCAAGGCCTATGGCGGCGGCGCGCTCGAGGCGTTCCAGCGCCGTCTCTTCGATCCGGATCTTCCCCCGGTGGCGGAGGCGCCGGTGCAGCTCGTCCAGGGCGACGACCCGGATGCGGAGCTGCGGGCGGTGGTGGCCACGGTGCGCGAGAAGCTCCGGGCGGGCATCTCGCCCGACGATCTCTTCGTGGCGGCGCGGGGGCTGCCGGCGGTCCGGCAGCGGATGGTGACGGCCTTCGACGCAGCGGGGATCCCCTGGCGGGATCGCCGGGGCCAGGCCGCCGCGGAGGCGCCGCCGGTGGCGGTGGCGCTGCAGCTCCTGCGGGCGGCGGAGCGCGCCTATCCGCGGGAGGAGCTCTGCGCGGTGCTCCTCTCCCGCTACGTCGCCGGCGGCATCGCCGACGAGGCGGGCTACGTGCCGCCCCGCGAGGTGGCGCGGCTGCTTCGCGAGGCGGCCTCTCGCGACGATCGGGGCGAGGGGCACGCGGGCCGTCTGCGGGCCCATGCGGAGCGGCTGTTGGCCAGCGGCGAGCGGCGGGGGGAGCAGGCGGCGCGTGCGGCGGAGCACCTCGGCGCCTTCCTCGGCCAGGTGCGGATGGAGGAGCAGGCGACCCTCGTCGCCCACGCGCAGCGCTTCGCCGCAGGGCTGGAGGCGATTGGCCTCCATGGCAGGAGCCGGGCTGCGGAGGAGCGCGAGGAGGGCTTCGGCGCCATCGACGTCGCTGCGGCGCGGGCGGTGGCCCGGGACCAGGCGGCGCTGCGGGCGCTCTCGGCGGCGCTGGCCTCGGTGGCAGGGGCAGCGCGGCGGGCGGGCCTCGCCGATCGGCAGGTGGAGCTCTCGCGCTTCCGGGATCTGCTCGAAACGGCGCTCGGGCAGACCTCGCTGCCTGCGCGCGGCGCCCGTGGCGGCGCGGTGCGGCTGCTCGACGTGAGCGAGCTGCCGGGGCGCAGCTGCGCGCATCTGGTCTTGTGCAACGTGATCGACGGGAGCTTCCCCGCCCGCAAGAGCAGCGAGCCCCTCCTCGACGAGGCGGATCGGGAGGCCATCGGCGCTGCTGCGGGGCGGCAGATCTTCCGATGGCATGCGGCGGAGGAGCCGCTGCTCTTCGCGCTGGCGGTGGCAGCGGCGCGGGAGAGCCTCACCCTCACCGCGTCCCATCTCGACGAGGCGGGGAAGGAGTCGGTGCGCTCGCCCTTCTTCGCCGAGGCGCTCGCGGCTGCGGGGATCGAGGAGCCGGTGCGGGAGCGCGCGGCGATCGTTCCGCCGGCGACGCGGTGCGCGAGCCCGGGCGATCTCCTCGCCAGGGCGGCGCTCCTCGCTGCAGGGGCGGCGCCTGCGCCGGGGGACGTCGGGGCGGAGGCGGTGCGGGAGGCTGCAGGCGCCGACCCGGTCGCCGCCGCGGTGCACGCCGGCGCTTCGGCCTACGGCGGCGCCGGGCGCGTCGGCAGGATCTCCTCGCCTGCTGCGCTGGCGGCGATCGAGGCGCGGCTGCGCCGGGGCACCGAGCGCTTCGGCGAAAACGTGGCCTGGGCCGCCTCGGTGTCGGCGCTGGAGAGTTTTGCGGGTTGTCCCTACCGCTTCTTCGCCGGGCGGATCCTCTCGCTTCCAGAGCCGGAGGCAGCGGGCGACGAGCTCGACGCCCGCGAGGGCGGCACGCTGCAGCACGAGGTGGTCGCCGACGTCTTCGCGGCGCTGCGGGACGAGGGGCTCCTTCCCTTGCGCGGCGGCGCCGCTGGCGAACGCGAGGAGCAGGTCGCCCTGGCAGCTGCGGAGCGCGCCCTCGATCGCTGGCAGCAGCGGGAGCGGACCGGACCCGCAGCGCTCTGGACGCTGCGGCGGGAGCAGGTCGCCGGCGCCGTCTGCCGCCTGCTCGAGAGCGAGCGGCGCCGGGGATCGGAGCTGGTGCCGAGCGAGTTCGAGGCGCCCTTCGGGGACGAGGGGGCCGATGCGCTCTTCCTCCCCTCGCCCGACGGCAGGGAGCGGATCGCCGTGCGCGGCAGGGTCGATCGCGTCGACCGTGCGCCGGACGGAACCGCCGTCGAGGTGATCGACTACAAATCCGGCAAGGTCGACCAGAAGGTCGACGCCGCCGAGATCGGACGGTCGAGCTTCCAGCTGCCGATCTACGCGGTCTGGGCCCTGCAGCACACCGGCGCTCCGCACGTCGACGCCGGCCTGCGCTCGCTGCGCGACGGCGGCACGTCGAAGACGCTGCGGCAGGCCTGCGAGAAGGTGCAGGTGCCGCTGGAGGCGCTGCTGGAGCTCGATCCCGATCGGCGCGCGGCGGCACGCAACGGCGAGAAGGTCGAAGCGGCCCCGGGCGCCGGCGCCCTGCCGGTCGACGGCGATCCCAACGTCGCCGACGCGGCCTGGGCCTTCCTCTACGCGATGCGGGCGGGACGCTTCGACGTGAGGCCCCACGGCGGTCCCGGCCCGAAGAAGGGCTGCTCCTTCTGCAGGTTCGCGACGGTGTGCCGGGTCGACGGCGGCGTGGGAGGTGATGAATGAGTCTCGTCCTCGATCGGAACCTGGTGCTCGCGGCTGGTGCGGGATCGGGCAAGACCCACGCGCTGGTCACAGTCGCCCTCGGCCTCTACGCGGGAGCCGGCGGCCGCGCCCCCGTCGATCCCGGGCGGGTCTGGGCGGTGACCTTCACCGAGAAGGCTGCGGCCGAGCTGCGGCAGCGGATCGCCGACCGGGCGCTCAAGCTCGCGCACAACGGCGGCGACCTGGCGAAGGAGCCGGACCTGGCGGCGCTCCTCGGCGCGCGGCGCCCCTCCGCCGGCGATTGGGAGCGGATCGCGCGGGCCCTCTCGACGGCGCCCATCGGCACCTTCCACTCGCTCTGCGGCCAGCTGCTCCGGGCCTTCGCCGCGGAGGCGCGGCTCGATCCGCGCTTCGCCATCCTCGACGAGCGGCAGGGCAGCGCCCTCTTCGAGCGGGCGCGGGAGGAGGTGCTCCTCGAGCGCGTCGGTACCCCGGGCGCCGCGCGGCGCCTGGCCACCGAGCTCGGCGGCCTCGATCCCGTGCGCGACGCCCTCGGCTTCCTCCACGGCAAGCTCGCCGAGGAGGGCCGCGATGCGCGCTCGCTCCTCACCAACGGGGCCTTCGATCGGCAGCGCGCCAGCGCGCGCCTCGGTGATGCCTGCGGCTTCCTTTCGCTCGCGCTGCAGGGCGTCGCAGGGAGCGACGCTCCAAGGCTCCAGCAGGCGGTGCAGACCCTCGCCAGGGAGCGGAGCCGGATCGGCCGCTGCCTTCCCGAGGCGATCGCCGTCTGGTACCCGGCGGTGGCGGCGGTGCTCGGCTGCTCGACCGGGCGGGGCCCGCTGCCGAAGGGAGCCAAGGAGCCGTGGGGCGACGCCAAAGCGAGCTGGGAGCGGCTCCAGTCGGCTTGGGCGTCGGCGCGGCAGGCCTCGATCGCCGCCGATCTGGTGGAGGTGCTCGAGGAGGTCTCCGCTCGCTACGCCGCGGAGAAGCGCCGGGCAGGCGGGCTCGATTTCGCCGACCTCATCCGGCAGACCCGCGACCTGCTCCGGGACGATCACGACGTGCGGGGGGAGGCCAAGCGGCGCATCTCCGCGCTGCTGGTCGACGAATTCCAGGACACCAACGGCGTGCAGCTCGACCTGGTCCGGCTCCTGGCCGAGGCCCGCGACGAGCAGCGGCCGGTGGCGCCGGGTGGCTCGTGTGCGGCGCTGCCCCTGGAGCCTGCGGTCTTCTGCGCGGTGGGCGACCGCAAGCAGTCGATCTACGAGTTCCGCGGGGCGGACGTGGCGCTCTTCGCCGACCTCACCGCGAGGGCCCGCGCGGGGAAGGAGCTGCGGCTCGAGGCGCTCACCCGCTCCTGGCGCTCGCGGCCGGGGCTGGTCCACTTCGCCAACGGGATCTTCGGGCAGGTCCTCGCCCCGTCGGCCCGGGCCTACGAGGTGGGCTGGTTCCCGGAGGAGGACGCGCTGGCGCCGCAGCGGACGGATGGTCCCGCCTACGCGGACCGGCCGGCGGTGCAGCTCCTCTGCGGCGAGCCGGGGCTCAACGCCGACGAGCGCAGGCCCTACGAGGCGCGGCTCGTCGCCGCCCACGTCGAGGCGCTGCTCCGATCGGGGCGGCAGGTGGAGGAAAAAGGCGGCGCCGTGCGGCAGCTGGTGGGCGCCGACGTGGCGCTCCTCTTCCGCAGCTTCGCGAGCGTCGGGATCTACCAGGAGGCCCTGGCCGCCCGCGGGATCCCCTCGCTCGTCGTGGGCGGACGGGGCTTCTTCGGCGCCAGGGAGATCCGCGATCTCGCCGCGCTGCTGCTGGCGATCTGCGATCCGTGGGATCGCTTCGCCTCGGCGGCGGTGCTCCGCTCGCCGCTGGGCGGCGTCGGGGACGATGCCCTCGTGCTGCTCGAGACGCAGGGCAGGCTCGAGCTGGGCAAGCACGGCGAGGGCTGCGCAGCGGAGCTGCCGGCGGACGAAGCGGCGCGGGTGGGCAGGATCGGGGCGCTGGTGCGGCGGCTTTCGCGGGAGATCGATCGCCTCGGTCCGGCGCAGGTGCTGCGGCTCGCCATCGATGCGTTGGGCCTGCGGCCGATCTGGGCTGCTGCGCCGCAGGGCGAGCAGCGCCTCGCCAACGTGGAGAAGCTGCTCCGGCGCCTCGAGGCGCAGCAGGGCCTGGGCGCCCTCGCAGCGGTGGAGGAGATGCTCGAGCGGGCGGACGATCCGGACGATCGCGAGGCGCCGGCAGATGTGGCCGCCTTCGCCGATGCGCGGGCGGTGCGCATCCTCACCGTGCACGCATCGAAGGGGCTCGAGTTCCCGGTGGTGGTGCTGCCGGAGCTCTCCGCCGGCTCGAAGAACGAGACCGACGCGGTCGTCTTCGATCGGGAGAAGGGGCTGGCGATCAAGCCGACCGATCCGCTCCACGAGCGCATTGCCGACGAGCATGCGGCGGAGGTGCTCGAGGAGCTCAAGGCGCGGCGCGCGGCGGAGAGCCGCCGGCTCTTCTACGTGGCGGTGACCCGGGCCCGGGATCTGCTCGTGCTCTGCGGCGAGAAGGGCAAGGGGGGCACGAAGGATACCTGGCGGCATCTCCTCGACGAGGCGATGGGCGAGGTGCAGGGGCTGGTGGAGGTGGTGCCGCCGCTGCTGCCGGCACCGGGGACGATGGAGCTTGCCGAGGCTTCGTCCCACGTGGGACCGGACGGTGAAGCGCGGGGCTCGTCCCACGTGGGACCGTCGCCTTCCGCGGAAGCGCAGCGCCTCCTCGACCAGGTGGCGCCGCTGCGGATCGCGCCGGGGCGCTTCGTCGCCGCGGTGACCGAGCTGGCGGAGCTGCTCCGCTGCGAGCGCCGCTACTTCTACAAGATCGTCGCCGGCCTCGAGGAGCACGCCGCCGCAGGTCCCCTCGCCGAGATCGCCGAGGCGGACGAGGCCGACCTGCCCGGCATCGATCGCCTCGCCCGCGGGCAGCTCGCCCACCGGCTCCTCGAATGCGTCGACTACGCCCGCTCCGCGGAGGACGCGGCGGCGGCGGTGCGCGAGGTGGTCCTGGCAGAGGGGCTCGATCCGGCCCAGCCCGAGGTGGAGGCGATCGCCGCCGACGCGGTGGCCTTCGTCCAGGGGCCGCTCGGCAGGAAGCTGGCGGCGACGCCGGCCAGCCGCATCTACCGGGAGCTTCCCTTCGCCCTCGAGCTCCAGGGGCCCGGCGGCTCGGCGCTCGCGCTCCGCGGCCAGATCGATCTGCTCTTCGTCGACGACGCCGGCACCGTCCACCTCGTCGACTACAAACACGCCAGCGGCAAGGGCCAGCCTGCAGACGCCTACGGCTTCCAGCTCCGCACCTATGCCCTCGCGGCGGCGCGGATCCTGCCCGGCGCGTCGCCGCTGCGGGTGGGCATCGCCTGGCTCAAGGACCGCGGCGCCGAGGCGCAGCTGCAGCCCGTCGATCGCGGGGACCTCGACGACCACGCCGCGCGTCTCGCCATGCTCGGCGATCGGCTGGGGCGGGCCCGGGCCGAGGGGACCTGGAGGAAGCTCGAGGGTCCCGCTGCCTGCGGCGACTGCGGCTTCAAGCGGCGCTGCTGGGAGAGCCGGCTGGT is part of the Vulgatibacter sp. genome and harbors:
- a CDS encoding DPP IV N-terminal domain-containing protein, with translation MRNSLRTIFLAAALATGCTQSTQPEAPAPSAAPPSLASDSFLTDYAETFRFRLGRPSQIKVTPDGDAVLFLRSGPRSFVQDLWLFDPATGTERVLLTAEKILEGGEEKLTAEELARRERMRLAARGIAGYSLSPDGKQILVPLSGRLFVAERASGKVTELPSDGGHPIDPRFSPDGTKVVVVRDGDLFVIDVAAGKQKRLTVRETETIENGLAEFVAQEEMGRMEGSWFSPDGRLLAYQQTDVSQVETNFISDPMNPQAPAQPWRYPRPGKKNAEVRLGIVPVAGGKTVWAQWDRERYPYLATVKWAKGAPLTVLVQNRTQTEEALLAIDPATGAARELLVERDEAWLNIDQEMPRWLADGSGFLWTTEREGAWQLELRGRDGKLVRAITDPGFGYQGLSFAGDDHVVVAAAKDPTQRQLFRLGLADGKLEAVSVGDGLHDAIWAAKGGLSVRTTAAPSGETRWQVVKADGTVAGALQSKAEKAPFAPNLELVRLGGEHDFAAGILRPRNFDPKLRYPVIVYVYGGPHYQTVTAAGDRWLLQQWFADHGFVVVSIDGRGTPNRGRAWERVIKGNLIDVPLADQVAGVKALAAKYPEMDGDRVGIFGWSFGGYFSAMAVMRAPETFKVGVAGAPVADWMDYDTHYTERYMGMPEANAQGYEKSSVLTWAKDLQRPLLIVHGTADDNVYFSHALKMSDALFRAGKKHDFLPLAGFTHMVPDPLVTTRLYGQIQRYLAAELGKPEAR
- a CDS encoding DUF72 domain-containing protein; amino-acid sequence: MILVGTSGYSYAHWKRIFYPPGLPARRWLAFYASVFRTVELNATFYRLPTETAVERWRDEAPPGFLFAAKGSRYLTHMKRLTDAEAGLDRYFERIDHLRPKLGPILWQLPPQMDKADPARLEGFLRLLPPGRHVFEFRDAAWYTAAICDLLDAYGAAFCEHDLVAKKPPRHTGNFRYVRYHGATGRYGGLYGKKALSPMVRSLRSGATDAYVYFNNDLQGHALVDALDFLELLGEDRRPALEEAVASLQ
- a CDS encoding 2-oxo acid dehydrogenase subunit E2 gives rise to the protein MRRALRWWFAPPFSPSVSFNVAIDFGAARAYLAQLRQQGVPATVHHLLVAAIGRVLAAHPEANARLVGKRVVRVDEVALAMPVNLVGHPSEALRETSLAFLRGIDRLSLSRIVERARTRVASERQGRASQPVLRALLRLGEHLPDPIFDGTLDLLAAGLDHPRLARAFHRLVPMSTALTNPGAAIPADDLRRSGMLFRGASLEVPSRPLHFSTLWGISTVQDEVVARDGVPEVRPLLPVVLVFDHRVFDGVVAGRLLTGLAALLQAPAAHFGARGEAGG
- a CDS encoding PD-(D/E)XK nuclease family protein; this translates as MRTNPSPALPFRVLPVADRVEEEILSRARASGGAALGVGLLTVRDLERRLFAAAGLAPIDPLAAELLVGEVAPAAAAGTCFAGVSGEAGFARAFLSAWDGLREGGCGRAELAQLARRVTGLTARRLAGIERIATAYERACEERGLIDMAGARLALLDRLEVMELPADLARAEGIEVEDLVSLPVVRVRFLAALARRGLRVIYRLPAFEGRPGLAASLEMLQRPLEGEGRGIEVAPKAYGGGALEAFQRRLFDPDLPPVAEAPVQLVQGDDPDAELRAVVATVREKLRAGISPDDLFVAARGLPAVRQRMVTAFDAAGIPWRDRRGQAAAEAPPVAVALQLLRAAERAYPREELCAVLLSRYVAGGIADEAGYVPPREVARLLREAASRDDRGEGHAGRLRAHAERLLASGERRGEQAARAAEHLGAFLGQVRMEEQATLVAHAQRFAAGLEAIGLHGRSRAAEEREEGFGAIDVAAARAVARDQAALRALSAALASVAGAARRAGLADRQVELSRFRDLLETALGQTSLPARGARGGAVRLLDVSELPGRSCAHLVLCNVIDGSFPARKSSEPLLDEADREAIGAAAGRQIFRWHAAEEPLLFALAVAAARESLTLTASHLDEAGKESVRSPFFAEALAAAGIEEPVRERAAIVPPATRCASPGDLLARAALLAAGAAPAPGDVGAEAVREAAGADPVAAAVHAGASAYGGAGRVGRISSPAALAAIEARLRRGTERFGENVAWAASVSALESFAGCPYRFFAGRILSLPEPEAAGDELDAREGGTLQHEVVADVFAALRDEGLLPLRGGAAGEREEQVALAAAERALDRWQQRERTGPAALWTLRREQVAGAVCRLLESERRRGSELVPSEFEAPFGDEGADALFLPSPDGRERIAVRGRVDRVDRAPDGTAVEVIDYKSGKVDQKVDAAEIGRSSFQLPIYAVWALQHTGAPHVDAGLRSLRDGGTSKTLRQACEKVQVPLEALLELDPDRRAAARNGEKVEAAPGAGALPVDGDPNVADAAWAFLYAMRAGRFDVRPHGGPGPKKGCSFCRFATVCRVDGGVGGDE
- a CDS encoding UvrD-helicase domain-containing protein — protein: MSLVLDRNLVLAAGAGSGKTHALVTVALGLYAGAGGRAPVDPGRVWAVTFTEKAAAELRQRIADRALKLAHNGGDLAKEPDLAALLGARRPSAGDWERIARALSTAPIGTFHSLCGQLLRAFAAEARLDPRFAILDERQGSALFERAREEVLLERVGTPGAARRLATELGGLDPVRDALGFLHGKLAEEGRDARSLLTNGAFDRQRASARLGDACGFLSLALQGVAGSDAPRLQQAVQTLARERSRIGRCLPEAIAVWYPAVAAVLGCSTGRGPLPKGAKEPWGDAKASWERLQSAWASARQASIAADLVEVLEEVSARYAAEKRRAGGLDFADLIRQTRDLLRDDHDVRGEAKRRISALLVDEFQDTNGVQLDLVRLLAEARDEQRPVAPGGSCAALPLEPAVFCAVGDRKQSIYEFRGADVALFADLTARARAGKELRLEALTRSWRSRPGLVHFANGIFGQVLAPSARAYEVGWFPEEDALAPQRTDGPAYADRPAVQLLCGEPGLNADERRPYEARLVAAHVEALLRSGRQVEEKGGAVRQLVGADVALLFRSFASVGIYQEALAARGIPSLVVGGRGFFGAREIRDLAALLLAICDPWDRFASAAVLRSPLGGVGDDALVLLETQGRLELGKHGEGCAAELPADEAARVGRIGALVRRLSREIDRLGPAQVLRLAIDALGLRPIWAAAPQGEQRLANVEKLLRRLEAQQGLGALAAVEEMLERADDPDDREAPADVAAFADARAVRILTVHASKGLEFPVVVLPELSAGSKNETDAVVFDREKGLAIKPTDPLHERIADEHAAEVLEELKARRAAESRRLFYVAVTRARDLLVLCGEKGKGGTKDTWRHLLDEAMGEVQGLVEVVPPLLPAPGTMELAEASSHVGPDGEARGSSHVGPSPSAEAQRLLDQVAPLRIAPGRFVAAVTELAELLRCERRYFYKIVAGLEEHAAAGPLAEIAEADEADLPGIDRLARGQLAHRLLECVDYARSAEDAAAAVREVVLAEGLDPAQPEVEAIAADAVAFVQGPLGRKLAATPASRIYRELPFALELQGPGGSALALRGQIDLLFVDDAGTVHLVDYKHASGKGQPADAYGFQLRTYALAAARILPGASPLRVGIAWLKDRGAEAQLQPVDRGDLDDHAARLAMLGDRLGRARAEGTWRKLEGPAACGDCGFKRRCWESRLV